One window of the Thermococcus sp. P6 genome contains the following:
- a CDS encoding formate/nitrite transporter family protein — protein sequence MEDKSTPILYNVHEGVDACSGIGYAKTRAPPSKLLFAGFMAGAYIAFGFMLAIVAGASFHPKLGTLPNTSLFKLLLGAVFPVGLIAVLLGGADLWTGNTQIVSISKLTGKVEVRDVLYNWIGSYAGNFMGSVFLAFLAVYGTGLFGGGLFRDVLVGIGTYKVNLTPWKAFWLAVGCNWLVNVAIWLYVRAKDTAGKILATWFPIFAFVAIGFEHSIANMWAITSTIFASDYSVTWVDFFKNVIPVTVGNAVGGFFFVGFYHWYLADGERALKEILDFLELLLIFTVLMTLIPAGIAYLLNGLGKAALWAVPAFIILYGAGVTHAVWRGVCGGGSKCLT from the coding sequence ATGGAGGATAAAAGTACTCCAATACTCTATAATGTGCATGAAGGTGTGGATGCCTGTTCGGGTATAGGGTACGCCAAAACCAGAGCCCCTCCGTCAAAACTCCTCTTCGCGGGTTTTATGGCAGGTGCTTACATTGCTTTCGGGTTCATGCTGGCGATAGTGGCCGGTGCGAGCTTTCACCCGAAGCTCGGAACGCTTCCCAACACGTCGTTGTTCAAGCTCCTCCTGGGTGCCGTGTTTCCCGTGGGCCTCATAGCCGTCCTTCTGGGCGGAGCAGACCTCTGGACCGGGAACACCCAGATCGTGTCCATTTCGAAGCTGACGGGAAAGGTTGAGGTTAGGGACGTCCTTTACAACTGGATCGGTAGTTACGCGGGCAACTTCATGGGTAGCGTATTCCTGGCGTTTCTGGCGGTCTACGGCACGGGGTTATTCGGGGGCGGACTATTCAGGGATGTTCTCGTGGGCATAGGAACCTACAAGGTTAACCTAACTCCCTGGAAAGCGTTCTGGCTTGCCGTGGGCTGTAACTGGCTCGTTAACGTTGCCATATGGCTCTACGTCAGGGCAAAGGATACCGCGGGAAAAATCCTCGCCACGTGGTTTCCGATATTCGCCTTCGTTGCCATCGGGTTCGAGCACAGCATTGCGAACATGTGGGCCATCACGAGCACAATATTTGCAAGCGACTACTCCGTTACATGGGTTGACTTTTTCAAAAACGTAATACCGGTCACCGTTGGAAACGCCGTCGGTGGCTTCTTCTTCGTTGGCTTTTACCACTGGTACCTGGCCGATGGTGAGCGTGCGCTTAAGGAGATCCTTGACTTCCTGGAACTTCTCCTGATCTTCACCGTGCTCATGACCCTGATACCGGCCGGAATAGCCTATCTACTGAACGGTCTTGGAAAAGCGGCCCTCTGGGCGGTTCCAGCCTTTATAATCCTCTACGGGGCGGGTGTAACCCACGCGGTCTGGCGTGGCGTATGCGGAGGTGGAAGCAAATGTTTAACATAA
- the fdhF gene encoding formate dehydrogenase subunit alpha: MEKLTIGLCPYCGVGCRFYIKTLNGEPVGIEVYEGGVNGGKLCPKGVAALDFLRHRDRLTRPLKRTEKGFVEISWEQAIREIAGKILEIRDKYGPDALGFLSSARCSNEENYLMQKMARLLGTNNVDHCARLCHASTVAGLSRTVGAAAQSGSYRDIPRAKVLLIWGYNPAETHPVLMHYILKAKDNGARIIVVDPRKTRTAWFADMHLRIRPGTDIALANALMHVIIKERLYDRDFVSSRTKGFEELVRVVEKYKPEYAEKITGVPAHLIRETAITFATAGRGIIMWAMGITQHVTGTGNVEALADLGLLCGYVGKEGTGLFPMRGQNNVQGACDMGALPDVLPGYQSVTDSGRVAGIWGVEELPEKPGLTVPEMIKEAHKGNIKALYVMGENPAVSDPNTKHVIEALENLELLVVQDIFLTETAEHAHYVLPAAAYAEKEGSFTASERRVQWNFKAIEPPGEAKADWEILVMLGKALGLDFNYESVEDVTREICLVVPQYRGITPERLKGNVEGIQWPCPSEDHPGTERLHVERFPTPDGRANLIPVEFRPPAELPDEDYPFMLTTVRVVGQYHTATMSGRSEALARRWGEAYAEINPSDAKRLGIEDGERIRIVTRRGSYECRARITKRVGEGLIAVPWHWGANVLTNDALDPVAKIPELKVSACRVERVM; this comes from the coding sequence ATGGAAAAGCTCACGATAGGACTCTGCCCGTACTGCGGGGTCGGGTGCAGGTTTTACATAAAAACGCTCAACGGAGAGCCCGTGGGGATAGAGGTTTACGAGGGGGGCGTTAACGGGGGAAAGCTGTGCCCCAAGGGAGTAGCTGCTTTGGACTTTCTGAGGCACAGGGACAGGCTTACAAGGCCCCTAAAGCGCACAGAAAAGGGTTTCGTGGAGATCAGCTGGGAACAGGCGATAAGGGAAATAGCCGGGAAGATTCTGGAGATAAGGGACAAATACGGCCCCGATGCTCTTGGCTTCCTCTCAAGTGCCCGATGCTCCAACGAGGAGAACTACCTCATGCAGAAGATGGCGCGCCTCCTTGGAACGAACAACGTTGACCACTGCGCCCGCCTGTGCCACGCTTCAACGGTAGCGGGTCTTAGCAGAACAGTTGGGGCGGCGGCCCAGAGCGGTTCCTACAGGGACATACCCCGGGCAAAAGTGCTCCTCATATGGGGTTACAACCCGGCCGAAACCCATCCCGTTTTGATGCACTACATCCTGAAGGCAAAGGACAATGGGGCCAGAATAATCGTGGTCGACCCAAGGAAGACCCGGACGGCATGGTTTGCCGATATGCACCTCCGGATAAGGCCCGGGACGGACATAGCACTGGCCAACGCCCTGATGCACGTCATAATAAAGGAGCGCCTATACGACCGGGATTTCGTGTCCTCGCGAACGAAGGGCTTCGAAGAGCTCGTCAGGGTTGTCGAGAAGTACAAACCTGAGTACGCTGAGAAGATCACGGGCGTACCGGCGCACCTGATCCGGGAGACTGCCATAACCTTCGCAACAGCCGGCAGGGGGATAATAATGTGGGCCATGGGCATCACGCAGCATGTGACCGGAACCGGAAACGTCGAGGCCCTCGCCGATCTTGGGTTGCTGTGCGGCTACGTGGGCAAAGAGGGGACGGGCCTGTTCCCGATGCGCGGTCAGAACAACGTGCAGGGTGCCTGCGATATGGGTGCCCTCCCGGACGTCCTTCCCGGTTACCAGAGCGTCACCGATAGCGGGCGCGTGGCCGGGATCTGGGGCGTGGAGGAGCTTCCAGAGAAGCCCGGCCTGACGGTTCCCGAAATGATAAAGGAGGCCCACAAAGGGAACATCAAAGCCCTCTACGTAATGGGGGAGAACCCGGCCGTGAGCGATCCCAACACGAAGCACGTGATCGAAGCGCTCGAGAACCTCGAACTGCTCGTGGTTCAGGACATATTCCTGACGGAGACCGCGGAGCATGCCCACTACGTCCTGCCGGCGGCGGCCTACGCGGAGAAGGAAGGCTCGTTCACGGCAAGCGAAAGGAGGGTCCAGTGGAACTTCAAGGCCATAGAGCCGCCGGGAGAGGCAAAGGCCGACTGGGAGATACTGGTGATGCTCGGGAAGGCACTCGGCCTGGATTTCAACTACGAAAGCGTGGAGGACGTAACGCGGGAGATATGCCTCGTGGTTCCCCAGTACAGGGGCATAACTCCGGAGAGGCTTAAGGGCAACGTTGAAGGCATCCAGTGGCCCTGTCCAAGTGAAGACCACCCGGGAACGGAGCGCCTCCACGTGGAGCGCTTCCCGACGCCCGATGGAAGGGCGAATCTAATTCCCGTGGAGTTCAGACCGCCGGCTGAACTGCCGGATGAGGATTACCCCTTCATGCTGACGACCGTCAGGGTCGTGGGGCAGTACCACACGGCCACGATGAGCGGAAGGAGTGAGGCGCTCGCCAGAAGGTGGGGGGAGGCCTACGCTGAGATCAACCCTTCAGACGCTAAAAGGCTTGGAATTGAGGATGGAGAAAGGATCAGGATCGTAACGAGGCGCGGATCCTACGAGTGCAGGGCAAGGATTACGAAGCGCGTCGGCGAAGGCCTGATAGCCGTTCCGTGGCACTGGGGGGCCAACGTTCTCACGAACGATGCCCTCGATCCCGTGGCGAAAATACCCGAGTTAAAGGTTAGCGCATGCAGGGTGGAGAGGGTGATGTGA
- a CDS encoding 4Fe-4S dicluster domain-containing protein has protein sequence MKLFINFGRCIACRACEVACEKEHGISLISVYEFEDMAVPLNCRHCEKAPCVEVCPTNALYRDESGAVVLEEDKCIGCYMCSAVCPYAIPIVDPIREVAVKCDLCADRRREGKLPACVSVCPTEALVFGEINEIMEEKRRNRAERIVEAQRKAIERIAILR, from the coding sequence ATGAAGCTTTTCATAAACTTTGGAAGGTGCATAGCCTGCAGGGCCTGTGAGGTGGCGTGTGAAAAGGAACACGGGATCTCCCTCATAAGCGTCTACGAGTTTGAGGACATGGCCGTTCCCCTGAACTGCCGTCACTGCGAGAAGGCGCCATGCGTTGAGGTGTGCCCGACGAACGCCCTTTACAGGGATGAGAGTGGAGCCGTGGTCCTCGAGGAGGATAAGTGCATAGGCTGTTACATGTGCTCGGCCGTCTGCCCCTACGCCATTCCCATCGTTGACCCCATCAGGGAGGTGGCCGTTAAGTGCGACCTCTGTGCGGATAGAAGAAGGGAGGGAAAGCTCCCCGCCTGCGTATCCGTCTGCCCAACGGAAGCACTCGTCTTCGGTGAGATAAACGAGATCATGGAGGAGAAGAGAAGGAACAGAGCGGAACGCATAGTCGAGGCCCAGAGGAAGGCCATAGAGAGGATAGCAATCCTCAGGTGA
- a CDS encoding ferredoxin family protein: protein MLKGNLCIGCGICAKVCPFDAISISEENLRKVVFEPEECGDCGYECNDACPTGAIEGRPERAVFLFEYASCAGCGKRLNRTLKEAEYLARKLESMGEDPEMAYLCDDCKRKRLFDVATKYEGYMR, encoded by the coding sequence ATGCTAAAGGGAAACCTCTGCATTGGATGCGGCATCTGCGCAAAGGTCTGTCCCTTCGATGCCATTTCAATTTCCGAGGAGAACCTCCGGAAGGTAGTCTTCGAGCCGGAGGAATGCGGGGATTGTGGGTACGAGTGCAACGATGCCTGTCCCACCGGCGCAATAGAAGGAAGGCCCGAGAGAGCCGTCTTCCTCTTTGAGTACGCCTCATGCGCGGGCTGCGGCAAAAGGCTCAATCGCACCCTCAAGGAGGCTGAATACCTCGCGAGAAAGCTTGAGAGCATGGGAGAAGACCCGGAAATGGCCTATCTGTGCGATGACTGCAAAAGAAAGAGGCTTTTTGATGTGGCGACAAAGTACGAAGGTTATATGAGGTGA
- a CDS encoding FAD-dependent oxidoreductase codes for MGGMRFAFLCREKPGPTGKKVAIIGAGPAGLSATGYLVCHGHEVHVYDKLPEPGGLMLFGIPEFRIPIYRVREGCRELENVFEVKFFAGTKVAFGNGDEEGDDFVENVVDFNELVKEYDAVLISTGTWKSWMPAIEGVDLEGVYPALGYLFRIKSARLGHMGWDEVPPIEGKKVMVVGAGHTAVDAAMESMLLGAEKVYMSYRRTINEAPAGAYEINLLKQRGIKWLELTVPARIIGEGGRVRAIELQKCRLGEADERGRRKPIPIEGSNFQIDVDYVIFAVGQRPTPPFAGDAGIAVDGKGRIVVDSRHMTSREGVFAAGDVVIGPSKVGRAVLDGLLAAESMHLWLRGD; via the coding sequence ATGGGTGGGATGAGGTTTGCCTTTCTCTGCAGGGAAAAACCCGGGCCCACGGGGAAAAAGGTTGCCATAATCGGTGCCGGCCCGGCGGGACTGAGTGCCACTGGTTACCTCGTGTGCCACGGCCATGAGGTCCACGTCTACGATAAGCTCCCGGAGCCCGGTGGTCTGATGCTCTTCGGGATACCCGAGTTCAGGATCCCAATCTACCGCGTTAGGGAGGGGTGCAGGGAGCTGGAGAACGTCTTTGAAGTTAAATTCTTCGCCGGTACAAAAGTTGCATTCGGAAACGGTGATGAGGAGGGGGACGATTTCGTCGAAAACGTTGTGGACTTCAATGAACTCGTGAAGGAATACGATGCCGTCCTTATATCCACAGGCACATGGAAATCATGGATGCCGGCAATTGAGGGCGTGGATCTGGAGGGGGTCTACCCGGCCTTGGGGTATCTGTTCAGAATCAAATCCGCAAGGCTCGGCCACATGGGCTGGGACGAGGTTCCCCCGATCGAGGGTAAAAAAGTCATGGTGGTTGGCGCGGGACACACGGCGGTTGACGCCGCCATGGAAAGCATGCTCCTCGGTGCGGAGAAGGTTTACATGAGCTACCGCAGGACGATCAACGAAGCCCCCGCCGGTGCGTACGAGATAAACCTCCTAAAGCAAAGGGGAATCAAATGGCTCGAGCTCACGGTTCCCGCGAGGATAATAGGCGAAGGTGGAAGGGTCAGGGCGATCGAACTACAGAAGTGCAGGCTCGGAGAGGCCGACGAGAGGGGAAGGAGAAAACCGATCCCGATTGAAGGCTCAAACTTCCAGATAGACGTCGATTACGTGATCTTTGCGGTCGGTCAGAGACCAACGCCCCCCTTCGCAGGGGATGCCGGTATAGCGGTTGATGGAAAGGGCAGAATCGTCGTTGATTCGCGGCACATGACGAGCAGGGAGGGCGTCTTTGCGGCGGGGGATGTGGTTATAGGGCCATCGAAGGTTGGCAGGGCCGTGCTGGACGGGCTTCTGGCTGCCGAGAGCATGCACCTCTGGCTCCGGGGTGATTAA
- a CDS encoding 4Fe-4S dicluster domain-containing protein has product MARRILHVDYSLCIGCETCQSVCEFLHNGKPNIRIYYTVSGLPVPINCHHCEKAPCMDVCPAGAIHRDGDGAVIIDPDKCIGCFMCLAVCPFGVPSFDVKVKAMVKCDMCADRRELGMAPACSEMCPAEAIFFGRPEEVEERVRKRTAEKIARERISSEALEGTGRML; this is encoded by the coding sequence ATGGCGAGGAGAATCCTCCACGTTGATTACAGCCTGTGCATAGGATGTGAAACGTGCCAGAGCGTCTGTGAGTTCCTCCACAACGGGAAACCGAACATAAGGATCTACTACACCGTAAGCGGCCTTCCGGTTCCCATAAACTGTCATCACTGTGAGAAGGCCCCGTGCATGGACGTTTGCCCGGCGGGTGCCATACACAGGGACGGGGATGGGGCTGTTATAATAGACCCCGACAAATGCATCGGGTGCTTCATGTGTCTGGCGGTGTGCCCCTTCGGAGTGCCGAGCTTCGACGTGAAGGTGAAAGCAATGGTAAAGTGCGATATGTGCGCCGACAGAAGGGAACTTGGAATGGCTCCCGCGTGCAGTGAGATGTGCCCGGCTGAGGCAATATTCTTCGGAAGGCCCGAGGAGGTGGAGGAGAGGGTAAGGAAGCGGACGGCGGAGAAGATAGCAAGGGAAAGGATTTCCTCCGAGGCCCTCGAGGGCACCGGGAGGATGCTCTGA
- a CDS encoding WD40 repeat domain-containing protein: protein MRKKFILIIAFLLIIMFPDVSAQPRWDWTYKDQCIVFSMAFNDNGDLALGFGYDAILFKPNGTRVFKSPVRDFPYSIALSDNDYTVVGTKGFFVHLFDPRGNLIYEYKTDGIVWAVDISKDGERFIAGSEDGNVYFFEGKELKWKYKLKAPVWSAELYGGYVIAGDDGGNLVLLNDEGTLLWEKELRGRVWRVKAKAGRVMVLALWEENGNWRSRVYAFSLKGEELWERDFDDYVRDMDFDGNRTVVAGDIGEIVVLDSYGEELYSIPSFDVMWDVGIGRGYVLAGGGSQAFFIDPQGNVDWVFETNETIEKVSISENGRYLAVSHKVFSKILCEGTVHFMDMQKESTTVTDQTSVAQREGTEKSYILGGLILVLTAMLLLAIREMRE, encoded by the coding sequence ATGAGAAAAAAGTTCATCCTTATCATCGCCTTCCTCCTGATAATCATGTTTCCGGACGTTTCTGCACAGCCCCGGTGGGACTGGACGTACAAAGACCAGTGCATCGTCTTTTCCATGGCCTTCAACGACAATGGAGACCTTGCCCTCGGCTTCGGATACGATGCCATTCTTTTTAAACCGAACGGCACGAGGGTTTTTAAATCGCCTGTAAGGGATTTCCCCTACTCCATAGCCCTGAGCGACAACGATTACACCGTCGTGGGGACAAAAGGCTTCTTCGTTCACCTCTTTGACCCGAGGGGGAACCTGATCTACGAATACAAGACGGATGGCATAGTATGGGCCGTCGATATAAGCAAAGATGGGGAGAGGTTTATAGCCGGAAGCGAGGATGGAAACGTCTACTTCTTTGAAGGGAAGGAGTTGAAGTGGAAGTATAAACTGAAGGCTCCGGTATGGAGCGCCGAACTCTACGGGGGTTACGTCATCGCGGGAGACGATGGGGGAAACCTCGTGCTTTTAAATGACGAAGGCACCCTCCTGTGGGAAAAGGAACTCAGGGGAAGGGTCTGGCGTGTAAAGGCAAAGGCCGGACGGGTTATGGTTCTCGCCCTGTGGGAAGAGAACGGGAACTGGAGGAGCAGGGTTTACGCATTCTCGCTAAAGGGAGAAGAGCTCTGGGAAAGGGATTTCGACGATTACGTGCGTGATATGGATTTCGACGGGAACAGGACCGTTGTGGCTGGAGATATCGGGGAGATAGTGGTTTTGGACAGCTATGGGGAGGAGCTGTACTCAATCCCGAGCTTTGACGTCATGTGGGACGTTGGAATCGGCAGGGGCTACGTTCTGGCGGGTGGGGGGAGTCAGGCGTTCTTCATAGACCCGCAGGGTAACGTGGACTGGGTATTCGAGACAAACGAAACCATTGAAAAGGTCTCCATAAGCGAGAACGGGCGCTACCTTGCCGTCTCCCACAAGGTGTTCTCAAAGATCCTGTGCGAGGGAACCGTCCACTTCATGGACATGCAAAAGGAATCAACCACCGTAACCGATCAAACCAGCGTGGCCCAAAGGGAAGGCACCGAAAAAAGCTACATCCTCGGCGGTCTAATCCTCGTGTTAACGGCCATGCTGCTGCTGGCGATCCGGGAGATGAGAGAGTGA
- a CDS encoding ABC transporter ATP-binding protein: MSVITAKNLTKKYGDLVAVDHVSFEVKRGEIFGFLGPNGAGKTTTVRMLSTLTKITEGEAYVNGYDVRRERLKVKKSIGVVQDVSNLYDELTVEENLNFLAELYNAPKENVERLIKEFNLPRRQKFGKLSSGYKRRVAISAALVHEPPVIFMDEPTVALDVHSAKLVREMVLSLNKEGRTIFLTTHNMVEAEKLPHRIAIINRGKIVAMGRRNEVRSLLGSGIRVRFKVEPLSNRLLRALEKYGPSFDEDLILIETGDVDGFLDELHELKGELGFKILHLETQLPSIEEVFLRLTDESNESPTCRTSCGGCPI, encoded by the coding sequence GTGAGCGTGATAACGGCAAAGAACCTCACCAAAAAGTACGGCGATCTGGTTGCCGTTGACCACGTAAGCTTTGAGGTGAAGAGGGGGGAGATCTTCGGCTTCCTCGGGCCAAACGGCGCGGGAAAGACAACCACCGTGAGGATGCTCTCAACCCTGACAAAGATAACCGAAGGAGAAGCCTACGTAAACGGCTACGATGTTAGAAGGGAGCGGTTGAAGGTTAAGAAGAGCATAGGGGTCGTTCAGGACGTTTCAAACCTCTACGATGAGCTGACGGTTGAGGAAAACCTGAACTTCCTTGCGGAGCTTTATAACGCGCCTAAGGAGAACGTGGAGCGCCTCATAAAGGAGTTCAACCTCCCGAGAAGGCAGAAGTTTGGAAAGCTAAGCTCGGGGTACAAAAGGAGGGTTGCCATCTCGGCGGCGCTCGTTCACGAGCCCCCCGTGATATTCATGGACGAACCCACCGTCGCCCTCGATGTTCACTCCGCAAAGCTCGTCAGGGAAATGGTCCTCTCCCTGAACAAGGAGGGGAGAACGATATTCCTGACCACCCACAACATGGTTGAGGCTGAGAAGCTTCCGCACAGGATAGCCATAATAAACAGGGGAAAGATAGTGGCCATGGGGAGGAGAAACGAGGTGCGCTCCCTTCTTGGAAGCGGAATCAGGGTGAGGTTTAAGGTCGAACCCCTGAGCAACAGGCTCCTCAGGGCTCTGGAGAAGTACGGGCCATCTTTCGATGAGGATCTGATCCTGATAGAAACGGGCGACGTGGACGGGTTTCTGGATGAGCTGCATGAACTGAAGGGGGAGCTTGGGTTTAAAATCCTCCATCTGGAAACGCAGCTGCCCAGCATCGAGGAGGTCTTTCTCAGGCTCACGGATGAAAGCAATGAGTCTCCTACCTGCAGGACCTCATGCGGGGGATGCCCGATATGA
- a CDS encoding ABC transporter permease has product MPDMKILAIVKKEFREYMLKPGSISWGLVFPLVFTLSFIVRFGDVDHLAPGLVSISALFATTSFVASSLIFERRLKTFERLLLAPVRYGEIILAKILVGALFGTMVSIITLLLLLNFLRYGISHPVLTLILIAMANFTFSAFGVYVSLAVRNPINVMSYLNLFRLPMIFTSGAIASLSLFPRWFMLAGIVTPLTYSVEALRFAILDYYDVIPFEYSVLLLSILGLLFFIASVRTLKKLY; this is encoded by the coding sequence ATGCCCGATATGAAGATCCTCGCCATAGTGAAGAAGGAGTTCAGGGAGTACATGCTGAAACCGGGCTCTATAAGCTGGGGATTGGTGTTTCCCCTCGTTTTCACGCTCTCCTTCATAGTGCGCTTCGGAGATGTGGACCACCTCGCACCCGGACTCGTGAGCATATCGGCCCTCTTCGCCACAACGTCCTTTGTGGCCTCCTCGCTGATCTTCGAGCGCCGGTTGAAGACGTTCGAGCGCCTCCTTCTGGCTCCCGTGAGATACGGTGAGATAATCCTTGCGAAAATCCTCGTTGGAGCGCTCTTTGGGACCATGGTTAGCATCATAACCCTCCTGCTCCTCCTGAACTTCCTGCGCTACGGCATCTCCCATCCGGTCCTGACCCTGATACTGATTGCAATGGCGAACTTCACCTTTTCCGCCTTTGGGGTCTACGTATCCCTTGCTGTAAGAAACCCCATAAACGTGATGAGCTACCTCAACCTCTTCAGGCTCCCCATGATATTCACGAGCGGGGCAATAGCATCGCTCTCCCTCTTCCCCCGGTGGTTCATGCTGGCGGGCATTGTAACTCCCCTCACCTACTCCGTTGAGGCCCTTCGCTTTGCGATCCTTGACTACTACGACGTAATACCCTTCGAGTACTCGGTGCTCCTGCTTTCAATACTGGGGCTTCTCTTTTTCATAGCGAGCGTTAGAACCCTCAAAAAGCTGTACTGA
- a CDS encoding metallophosphoesterase: MKRAAALFLVLLTLSLIPVNTVKADVFPNEILKFPSTGTPAIAKPGETVTIQAADGVDITRLSIISILNGPYDLNILRKEGGTVIAEIPKEAVPGSYFLQVESSKGSIVIPNGVWVLNEYPKVLRIWHVSDTHVTSGSKVGYVNGEKFCRSLSKCGEGAIPLTSYFATDSAFTYGAMSDEVDVIINTGDDVDTAGDLKGYNLYLNAVENAVATGKPAIIIKGNHDDPPTYYSKLVGLTDFNLTIGKFLIIGLDSHGDQAHPNMDQLEWMESVLEAHPDKIPIVLVHHPFWYKTPEGRSGRIEGYSATDDWDTIAPWVSWYWIGGPDRTSEDIAKRFLEDVEKYNIKLVLSGHVHADYVQVYKDKNGNEHWFVTNTATGAPDKREENNWYGSRIVEIDENGNVRLPYIKDMFGTIFGPLSSLPVPQEFLVFRKTGEDGSGALFINKYKEISGKFVLVAPEGAKVDESATDVEYRLLGERTIGDKHYMLFNVTVPLGEHQIVVTKAPDTTKPTVEIAYTYPSKPKVGKPFQVYLQASDNVGIKEVQVEIVTASGVKKYTGIPTKGDPNGNYFYVKVDGVDTPDYTIRAVAVDFNGNRAMAEKVITQSSSTTSTVSPSTASTTSQSGTCGPAAIVALALIPLLMRRKK, from the coding sequence ATGAAGAGGGCAGCGGCTTTATTCCTGGTCCTGCTAACGCTGTCTTTGATCCCGGTAAACACGGTGAAAGCGGACGTTTTCCCGAATGAGATCCTGAAGTTTCCGAGCACCGGCACCCCGGCCATAGCAAAACCCGGAGAGACGGTAACGATTCAGGCGGCCGATGGCGTTGACATAACGAGGCTTTCAATAATCTCCATCCTAAATGGGCCCTACGATCTTAACATCCTCAGGAAAGAGGGCGGCACGGTAATAGCCGAGATTCCGAAGGAGGCCGTTCCCGGGAGCTACTTCCTCCAGGTGGAGTCGAGTAAAGGGAGTATTGTGATCCCCAACGGCGTCTGGGTTCTGAACGAATATCCAAAGGTGCTGAGGATATGGCACGTAAGCGATACCCACGTCACCAGCGGTTCCAAGGTGGGCTATGTGAACGGGGAGAAGTTCTGCAGGAGCCTGAGCAAGTGCGGTGAAGGTGCGATTCCGCTAACGAGCTACTTCGCAACTGACAGCGCCTTTACTTACGGAGCGATGAGCGATGAGGTGGACGTTATAATTAACACGGGGGATGACGTGGACACCGCCGGGGATCTAAAAGGCTACAACCTTTACTTAAACGCAGTTGAGAACGCCGTGGCGACCGGAAAGCCGGCCATAATAATCAAAGGAAACCACGATGACCCGCCGACCTACTACTCAAAGCTCGTCGGTTTAACGGACTTCAACCTGACGATCGGGAAGTTCCTCATAATAGGACTCGACTCCCACGGAGATCAGGCCCACCCGAATATGGACCAGCTCGAGTGGATGGAGAGCGTTCTCGAGGCACACCCCGACAAGATACCCATAGTCCTTGTGCACCACCCCTTCTGGTACAAGACCCCCGAGGGGAGGAGCGGAAGAATCGAAGGCTACAGCGCCACCGATGACTGGGATACCATAGCTCCATGGGTGAGCTGGTACTGGATCGGCGGACCCGATAGGACGAGCGAGGACATAGCAAAGCGCTTCCTCGAGGATGTGGAGAAGTACAACATCAAGCTCGTCCTCAGCGGTCACGTACACGCGGATTACGTGCAGGTTTACAAGGATAAGAACGGGAACGAGCACTGGTTCGTAACGAACACCGCCACCGGTGCCCCCGATAAGAGGGAGGAGAACAACTGGTACGGATCGAGGATAGTGGAGATAGACGAGAACGGCAACGTTAGACTGCCTTACATAAAGGACATGTTCGGCACGATATTCGGTCCCTTAAGCTCCCTTCCGGTTCCCCAGGAGTTCCTGGTCTTCAGAAAGACGGGAGAGGACGGGAGCGGTGCCCTGTTCATAAACAAGTACAAAGAGATAAGCGGAAAGTTCGTTCTGGTTGCCCCCGAGGGGGCCAAGGTCGATGAGAGTGCAACGGACGTTGAGTACAGGCTCCTCGGCGAGAGGACAATAGGAGACAAGCACTACATGCTCTTCAACGTAACCGTTCCCCTCGGAGAGCACCAGATCGTTGTAACCAAGGCTCCGGACACGACCAAGCCCACGGTGGAGATAGCCTACACCTACCCCTCAAAGCCAAAGGTGGGGAAGCCCTTCCAGGTGTACCTGCAGGCGAGTGACAACGTTGGAATAAAAGAGGTTCAGGTGGAGATAGTTACAGCCAGCGGGGTCAAGAAGTACACCGGGATTCCAACCAAAGGGGATCCCAACGGAAACTACTTCTACGTCAAGGTCGACGGGGTCGACACACCGGACTACACCATCAGAGCCGTTGCCGTGGACTTCAACGGAAACAGGGCGATGGCCGAGAAGGTAATAACGCAGTCGAGCAGCACCACCTCAACGGTATCCCCGAGCACCGCATCAACCACATCCCAGAGCGGAACGTGCGGTCCCGCTGCGATTGTGGCACTGGCATTAATTCCCCTCCTTATGAGGAGAAAGAAGTGA
- a CDS encoding flavodoxin family protein, whose protein sequence is MKILVVFYSRTGNTRKAAKIMAEVLNADVDEVIDKKNRRGILGFLRAGYDATRGKTTEIEFQRDPSDYDLVVIGSPTWNSRVTPAIRTYLMKNGEKIKKAAFFTTCAGRSRKCLSQMEEILGKKPLKAGILLQKSLERDAREFAEELKKGTA, encoded by the coding sequence GTGAAAATACTCGTTGTTTTCTATTCCCGGACCGGGAACACCAGAAAAGCGGCGAAAATAATGGCCGAAGTCCTGAATGCCGATGTGGATGAGGTAATCGATAAAAAGAACCGGAGGGGAATTCTGGGCTTCCTAAGGGCCGGTTACGACGCCACCCGCGGAAAAACCACGGAGATAGAGTTCCAGAGGGATCCTTCAGATTACGATCTCGTCGTGATTGGAAGCCCTACGTGGAACAGCAGGGTGACTCCTGCTATCAGAACTTACCTCATGAAAAACGGGGAGAAGATCAAGAAGGCCGCCTTTTTCACCACATGTGCCGGAAGGTCCAGGAAATGCCTCTCTCAGATGGAGGAGATTCTCGGGAAGAAGCCTTTAAAGGCTGGAATCCTTTTACAGAAAAGCCTTGAAAGGGACGCACGCGAGTTTGCGGAGGAACTGAAAAAGGGCACTGCTTAA